In Phacochoerus africanus isolate WHEZ1 chromosome 1, ROS_Pafr_v1, whole genome shotgun sequence, the following are encoded in one genomic region:
- the APEH gene encoding acylamino-acid-releasing enzyme isoform X1: MERQVLLSEPEEAAALYRGLSRQPALSAACLGPEVTTQYGGRYRTVHTEWTQRDLERMENIRFCRQYLVFHDGDSVVFAGPAGNSVETRGELLSRESPSGTMKAVLRKAGGTGTAEEKQFLEVWEKNRKLKSFNLSALEKHGPVYEDDCFGCLSWSHSETHLLYVAEKKRHKAESFFQTKALDVTGSDDEMARTKKPDQAIKGDQFLFYEDWGENMVSKSTPVLCVLDIESGNISVLEGVPESVSPGQAFWAPGDTGVVFVGWWHEPFRLGIRFCTNRRSALYYVDLTGGKCELLSDESVAVTSPRLSPDQCRIVYLRFPSLVPHQQCGQLCLYDWYTRVTSVVVDIVPRQLGGSSSSPRVPPCMGLPFCHSCGPQVNSPTTQACLIILTTSPHLHSWMWPWLSAFAEDFSGIYCSLLPLGCWSADSQRVVFDSPQRSRQDLFAVDTQMGSVTSLTAGGSGGSWKLLTIDRDLMVVQFSTPSVPPSLKVGFLPPAGKEQAVSWVSLEEAEPFPDISWSIRVLQPPPQQEHVQYAGLDFEAILLQPSNSPEKTQVPMVVMPHGGPHSSFVTAWMLFPAMLCKMGFAVLLVNYRGSTGFGQDSILSLPGNVGHQDVKDVQFAVEQVLQEEHFDAGRVALMGGSHGGFLSCHLIGQYPETYSACVVRNPVINIASMMGSTDIPDWCMVEAGFSYSSDCLPDLSVWAAMLDKSPIKYAPQVKTPLLLMLGQEDRRVPFKQGMEYYRVLKARNVPVRLLLYPKSTHALSEVEVESDSFMNAVLWLCTHLGS, translated from the exons ATGGAGCGGCAG GTGCTGCTGAGCGAGCCCGAAGAGGCGGCGGCGCTGTACCGGGGCCTTAGCCGCCAGCCCGCGCTGAGCGCCGCCTGCCTGGGCCCAGAGGTCACCACGCAGTACGGGGGTCGCTACCGGACTGTGCACACTG AGTGGACCCAGAGGGACCTGGAACGCATGGAGAACATCCGATTCTGCCGCCAGTACCTGGTGTTCCATGATGGGGACTCAGTGGTGTTTGCAGGGCCTGCAGGCAACAGTGTGGAGACCCGGGGGGA GCTGCTAAGCAGAGAGTCTCCTTCAGGCACCATGAAAGCTGTGCTGCGCAAGGCTGGAGGCACGGGCACTGCGGAGGAGAAGCAGTTTTTGGAG GTCTGGGAGAAGAACCGGAAGCTCAAGAGCTTCAACCTGTCAGCGCTGGAGAAACATGGGCCGGTTTATGAGGACG ACTGCTTTGGCTGCTTGTCCTGGTCGCACTCGGAGACACACTTATTATATGTAGCAGAGAAGAAGCGCCACAAGGCTGAGTCGTTCTTTCAGACCAAAGCCCTGGACGTCACTGGCAGCGATGATGAGATGGCCAGGACAAAGAAGCCAGACCAGGCCATTAAG GGGGATCAGTTTTTGTTTTACGAAGATTGGGGagaaaacatggtttccaaaagTACTCCTGTGCTCTGCGTGCTGGATATTGAGAGCGGCAACATCTCTGTGCTTGAGGGGGTTCCTGAGAGTGTGTCCCCTGGACAG GCATTCTGGGCCCCTGGAGACACAGGTGTGGTGTTCGTGGGCTGGTGGCATGAGCCCTTCCGGCTGGGCATTCGCTTCTGTACCAATCGAAG GTCAGCCCTGTACTATGTAGACCTCACTGGGGGGAAGTGTG AGCTCCTCTCAGATGAGTCTGTGGCTGTCACATCTCCCCGGCTAAGTCCAGATCAATGTCGCATCGTCTACCTGCGGTTCCCATCTCTGGTCCCCCATCAACAGTGTGGCCAGTTGTGCCTG TATGACTGGTATACCAGGGTCACCTCGGTGGTGGTGGACATTGTGCCTCGGCAGCTGGGAG GGAGCTCTTCATCGCCTAGAGTGCCCCCATGTATGGGGCTGCCTTTCTGTCACAGTTGTGGGCCCCAAGTGAATTCCCCAACAACGCAAGCCTGCCTCATAATTTTGACAACCTCCCCACATCTCCACTCCTGGATGTGGCCCTGGCTCTCTGCCTTTGCAGAGGACTTCTCTGGGATCTACTGCAGCCTTCTGCCTCTGGGATGCTGGTCAGCTGACAGCCAGAGAGTGGTTTTTGACTCACCTCAGCGCAGCCGGCAG GACCTGTTTGCTGTGGACACCCAGATGGGCAGTGTGACCTCTTTAACGGCTG GGGGGTCAGGTGGAAGCTGGAAGTTGCTCACAATTGACCGGGACCTCATGGTGGTGCAGTTCTCCACGCCCAGTGTACCCCCAAGCCTG AAAGTTGGGTTCCTGCCTCCTGCCGGGAAGGAGCAGGCGGTATCATGGGTATCCCTGGAGGAGGCCGAGCCCTTTCCTGACATCTCTTGGAGCATCCGGGTACTACAGCCACCCCCACAGCAAGAGCATGTGCAGTATG CTGGCCTTGACTTTGAAGCAATCCTTCTACAGCCCAGCAACTCTCCAGAGAAGACCCAGGTGCCCATGGTGGTCATGCCCCATG GGGGACCCCATTCATCCTTTGTCACTGCCTGGATGCTGTTCCCAGCCATGCTTTGCAAGATGGGTTTTGCAGTACTACTAG TGAACTATCGTGGCTCCACCGGCTTTGGCCAAGATAGCATCCTTTCCCTCCCTGGCAATGTGGGCCACCAGGATGTGAAGGACGTCCAG TTTGCAGTAGAGCAGGTGCTCCAGGAGGAACACTTTGATGCAGGCCGTGTGGCCCTTATGGgtggttcccatggtggcttccTCTCCTGCCACCTGATTGGTCAGTATCCAGAGACCTACAGTGCCTGCGTGGTGAGGAACCCTGTGATCAACATTGCCTCCATGATGGGCTCCACTGACATCCCTGACTG GTGTATGGTGGAGGCTGGCTTCTCCTACAGCAGTGACTGCCTGCCAGACCTCAGTGTGTGGGCTGCGATGCTGGACAAGTCGCCCATCAAGTATGCCCCTCAG GTGAAGACTCCACTGTTACTGATGCTAGGCCAGGAGGACAGGCGTGTGCCCTTCAAGCAGGGCATGGAGTATTACCGTGTTCTCAAGGCCCGGAATGTGCCAGTCCG GCTCCTGCTTTATCCCAAAAGCACCCATGCACTATCAGAGGTGGAGGTGGAATCAGACAGCTTCATGAATGCTGTGCTCTGGCTGTGCACACACTTGGGCAGCTGA
- the APEH gene encoding acylamino-acid-releasing enzyme isoform X2 yields the protein MERQVLLSEPEEAAALYRGLSRQPALSAACLGPEVTTQYGGRYRTVHTEWTQRDLERMENIRFCRQYLVFHDGDSVVFAGPAGNSVETRGELLSRESPSGTMKAVLRKAGGTGTAEEKQFLEVWEKNRKLKSFNLSALEKHGPVYEDDCFGCLSWSHSETHLLYVAEKKRHKAESFFQTKALDVTGSDDEMARTKKPDQAIKGDQFLFYEDWGENMVSKSTPVLCVLDIESGNISVLEGVPESVSPGQAFWAPGDTGVVFVGWWHEPFRLGIRFCTNRRSALYYVDLTGGKCELLSDESVAVTSPRLSPDQCRIVYLRFPSLVPHQQCGQLCLYDWYTRVTSVVVDIVPRQLGEDFSGIYCSLLPLGCWSADSQRVVFDSPQRSRQDLFAVDTQMGSVTSLTAGGSGGSWKLLTIDRDLMVVQFSTPSVPPSLKVGFLPPAGKEQAVSWVSLEEAEPFPDISWSIRVLQPPPQQEHVQYAGLDFEAILLQPSNSPEKTQVPMVVMPHGGPHSSFVTAWMLFPAMLCKMGFAVLLVNYRGSTGFGQDSILSLPGNVGHQDVKDVQFAVEQVLQEEHFDAGRVALMGGSHGGFLSCHLIGQYPETYSACVVRNPVINIASMMGSTDIPDWCMVEAGFSYSSDCLPDLSVWAAMLDKSPIKYAPQVKTPLLLMLGQEDRRVPFKQGMEYYRVLKARNVPVRLLLYPKSTHALSEVEVESDSFMNAVLWLCTHLGS from the exons ATGGAGCGGCAG GTGCTGCTGAGCGAGCCCGAAGAGGCGGCGGCGCTGTACCGGGGCCTTAGCCGCCAGCCCGCGCTGAGCGCCGCCTGCCTGGGCCCAGAGGTCACCACGCAGTACGGGGGTCGCTACCGGACTGTGCACACTG AGTGGACCCAGAGGGACCTGGAACGCATGGAGAACATCCGATTCTGCCGCCAGTACCTGGTGTTCCATGATGGGGACTCAGTGGTGTTTGCAGGGCCTGCAGGCAACAGTGTGGAGACCCGGGGGGA GCTGCTAAGCAGAGAGTCTCCTTCAGGCACCATGAAAGCTGTGCTGCGCAAGGCTGGAGGCACGGGCACTGCGGAGGAGAAGCAGTTTTTGGAG GTCTGGGAGAAGAACCGGAAGCTCAAGAGCTTCAACCTGTCAGCGCTGGAGAAACATGGGCCGGTTTATGAGGACG ACTGCTTTGGCTGCTTGTCCTGGTCGCACTCGGAGACACACTTATTATATGTAGCAGAGAAGAAGCGCCACAAGGCTGAGTCGTTCTTTCAGACCAAAGCCCTGGACGTCACTGGCAGCGATGATGAGATGGCCAGGACAAAGAAGCCAGACCAGGCCATTAAG GGGGATCAGTTTTTGTTTTACGAAGATTGGGGagaaaacatggtttccaaaagTACTCCTGTGCTCTGCGTGCTGGATATTGAGAGCGGCAACATCTCTGTGCTTGAGGGGGTTCCTGAGAGTGTGTCCCCTGGACAG GCATTCTGGGCCCCTGGAGACACAGGTGTGGTGTTCGTGGGCTGGTGGCATGAGCCCTTCCGGCTGGGCATTCGCTTCTGTACCAATCGAAG GTCAGCCCTGTACTATGTAGACCTCACTGGGGGGAAGTGTG AGCTCCTCTCAGATGAGTCTGTGGCTGTCACATCTCCCCGGCTAAGTCCAGATCAATGTCGCATCGTCTACCTGCGGTTCCCATCTCTGGTCCCCCATCAACAGTGTGGCCAGTTGTGCCTG TATGACTGGTATACCAGGGTCACCTCGGTGGTGGTGGACATTGTGCCTCGGCAGCTGGGAG AGGACTTCTCTGGGATCTACTGCAGCCTTCTGCCTCTGGGATGCTGGTCAGCTGACAGCCAGAGAGTGGTTTTTGACTCACCTCAGCGCAGCCGGCAG GACCTGTTTGCTGTGGACACCCAGATGGGCAGTGTGACCTCTTTAACGGCTG GGGGGTCAGGTGGAAGCTGGAAGTTGCTCACAATTGACCGGGACCTCATGGTGGTGCAGTTCTCCACGCCCAGTGTACCCCCAAGCCTG AAAGTTGGGTTCCTGCCTCCTGCCGGGAAGGAGCAGGCGGTATCATGGGTATCCCTGGAGGAGGCCGAGCCCTTTCCTGACATCTCTTGGAGCATCCGGGTACTACAGCCACCCCCACAGCAAGAGCATGTGCAGTATG CTGGCCTTGACTTTGAAGCAATCCTTCTACAGCCCAGCAACTCTCCAGAGAAGACCCAGGTGCCCATGGTGGTCATGCCCCATG GGGGACCCCATTCATCCTTTGTCACTGCCTGGATGCTGTTCCCAGCCATGCTTTGCAAGATGGGTTTTGCAGTACTACTAG TGAACTATCGTGGCTCCACCGGCTTTGGCCAAGATAGCATCCTTTCCCTCCCTGGCAATGTGGGCCACCAGGATGTGAAGGACGTCCAG TTTGCAGTAGAGCAGGTGCTCCAGGAGGAACACTTTGATGCAGGCCGTGTGGCCCTTATGGgtggttcccatggtggcttccTCTCCTGCCACCTGATTGGTCAGTATCCAGAGACCTACAGTGCCTGCGTGGTGAGGAACCCTGTGATCAACATTGCCTCCATGATGGGCTCCACTGACATCCCTGACTG GTGTATGGTGGAGGCTGGCTTCTCCTACAGCAGTGACTGCCTGCCAGACCTCAGTGTGTGGGCTGCGATGCTGGACAAGTCGCCCATCAAGTATGCCCCTCAG GTGAAGACTCCACTGTTACTGATGCTAGGCCAGGAGGACAGGCGTGTGCCCTTCAAGCAGGGCATGGAGTATTACCGTGTTCTCAAGGCCCGGAATGTGCCAGTCCG GCTCCTGCTTTATCCCAAAAGCACCCATGCACTATCAGAGGTGGAGGTGGAATCAGACAGCTTCATGAATGCTGTGCTCTGGCTGTGCACACACTTGGGCAGCTGA
- the APEH gene encoding acylamino-acid-releasing enzyme isoform X3 has product MKAVLRKAGGTGTAEEKQFLEVWEKNRKLKSFNLSALEKHGPVYEDDCFGCLSWSHSETHLLYVAEKKRHKAESFFQTKALDVTGSDDEMARTKKPDQAIKGDQFLFYEDWGENMVSKSTPVLCVLDIESGNISVLEGVPESVSPGQAFWAPGDTGVVFVGWWHEPFRLGIRFCTNRRSALYYVDLTGGKCELLSDESVAVTSPRLSPDQCRIVYLRFPSLVPHQQCGQLCLYDWYTRVTSVVVDIVPRQLGGSSSSPRVPPCMGLPFCHSCGPQVNSPTTQACLIILTTSPHLHSWMWPWLSAFAEDFSGIYCSLLPLGCWSADSQRVVFDSPQRSRQDLFAVDTQMGSVTSLTAGGSGGSWKLLTIDRDLMVVQFSTPSVPPSLKVGFLPPAGKEQAVSWVSLEEAEPFPDISWSIRVLQPPPQQEHVQYAGLDFEAILLQPSNSPEKTQVPMVVMPHGGPHSSFVTAWMLFPAMLCKMGFAVLLVNYRGSTGFGQDSILSLPGNVGHQDVKDVQFAVEQVLQEEHFDAGRVALMGGSHGGFLSCHLIGQYPETYSACVVRNPVINIASMMGSTDIPDWCMVEAGFSYSSDCLPDLSVWAAMLDKSPIKYAPQVKTPLLLMLGQEDRRVPFKQGMEYYRVLKARNVPVRLLLYPKSTHALSEVEVESDSFMNAVLWLCTHLGS; this is encoded by the exons ATGAAAGCTGTGCTGCGCAAGGCTGGAGGCACGGGCACTGCGGAGGAGAAGCAGTTTTTGGAG GTCTGGGAGAAGAACCGGAAGCTCAAGAGCTTCAACCTGTCAGCGCTGGAGAAACATGGGCCGGTTTATGAGGACG ACTGCTTTGGCTGCTTGTCCTGGTCGCACTCGGAGACACACTTATTATATGTAGCAGAGAAGAAGCGCCACAAGGCTGAGTCGTTCTTTCAGACCAAAGCCCTGGACGTCACTGGCAGCGATGATGAGATGGCCAGGACAAAGAAGCCAGACCAGGCCATTAAG GGGGATCAGTTTTTGTTTTACGAAGATTGGGGagaaaacatggtttccaaaagTACTCCTGTGCTCTGCGTGCTGGATATTGAGAGCGGCAACATCTCTGTGCTTGAGGGGGTTCCTGAGAGTGTGTCCCCTGGACAG GCATTCTGGGCCCCTGGAGACACAGGTGTGGTGTTCGTGGGCTGGTGGCATGAGCCCTTCCGGCTGGGCATTCGCTTCTGTACCAATCGAAG GTCAGCCCTGTACTATGTAGACCTCACTGGGGGGAAGTGTG AGCTCCTCTCAGATGAGTCTGTGGCTGTCACATCTCCCCGGCTAAGTCCAGATCAATGTCGCATCGTCTACCTGCGGTTCCCATCTCTGGTCCCCCATCAACAGTGTGGCCAGTTGTGCCTG TATGACTGGTATACCAGGGTCACCTCGGTGGTGGTGGACATTGTGCCTCGGCAGCTGGGAG GGAGCTCTTCATCGCCTAGAGTGCCCCCATGTATGGGGCTGCCTTTCTGTCACAGTTGTGGGCCCCAAGTGAATTCCCCAACAACGCAAGCCTGCCTCATAATTTTGACAACCTCCCCACATCTCCACTCCTGGATGTGGCCCTGGCTCTCTGCCTTTGCAGAGGACTTCTCTGGGATCTACTGCAGCCTTCTGCCTCTGGGATGCTGGTCAGCTGACAGCCAGAGAGTGGTTTTTGACTCACCTCAGCGCAGCCGGCAG GACCTGTTTGCTGTGGACACCCAGATGGGCAGTGTGACCTCTTTAACGGCTG GGGGGTCAGGTGGAAGCTGGAAGTTGCTCACAATTGACCGGGACCTCATGGTGGTGCAGTTCTCCACGCCCAGTGTACCCCCAAGCCTG AAAGTTGGGTTCCTGCCTCCTGCCGGGAAGGAGCAGGCGGTATCATGGGTATCCCTGGAGGAGGCCGAGCCCTTTCCTGACATCTCTTGGAGCATCCGGGTACTACAGCCACCCCCACAGCAAGAGCATGTGCAGTATG CTGGCCTTGACTTTGAAGCAATCCTTCTACAGCCCAGCAACTCTCCAGAGAAGACCCAGGTGCCCATGGTGGTCATGCCCCATG GGGGACCCCATTCATCCTTTGTCACTGCCTGGATGCTGTTCCCAGCCATGCTTTGCAAGATGGGTTTTGCAGTACTACTAG TGAACTATCGTGGCTCCACCGGCTTTGGCCAAGATAGCATCCTTTCCCTCCCTGGCAATGTGGGCCACCAGGATGTGAAGGACGTCCAG TTTGCAGTAGAGCAGGTGCTCCAGGAGGAACACTTTGATGCAGGCCGTGTGGCCCTTATGGgtggttcccatggtggcttccTCTCCTGCCACCTGATTGGTCAGTATCCAGAGACCTACAGTGCCTGCGTGGTGAGGAACCCTGTGATCAACATTGCCTCCATGATGGGCTCCACTGACATCCCTGACTG GTGTATGGTGGAGGCTGGCTTCTCCTACAGCAGTGACTGCCTGCCAGACCTCAGTGTGTGGGCTGCGATGCTGGACAAGTCGCCCATCAAGTATGCCCCTCAG GTGAAGACTCCACTGTTACTGATGCTAGGCCAGGAGGACAGGCGTGTGCCCTTCAAGCAGGGCATGGAGTATTACCGTGTTCTCAAGGCCCGGAATGTGCCAGTCCG GCTCCTGCTTTATCCCAAAAGCACCCATGCACTATCAGAGGTGGAGGTGGAATCAGACAGCTTCATGAATGCTGTGCTCTGGCTGTGCACACACTTGGGCAGCTGA